Genomic window (Halocalculus aciditolerans):
GCGAGCGTGTCCGCGAACTGGTCGCGGTCCCGCCCGTCCGTCCACGCCGTCCGCGGCGCGAGCGACGCCGTGTCTCCACTCCCGTCCAGAACCGCGTCCCGGAGCTCCAGCGGGAGCGGGCTGTCCGCCCGCCGCGGCCACTCCCCGTCTACTAGCCCTACTGCGACCACGTACGGCACGTCGAGCGCCCACACGTCGTTCGCCTCCGACACGTCCACCGCGAGCGCGTGCGAGTGCTCCCGGCGACCCGGGCGCTGCGTCGCGATGAGCCGCGCCAACTCCGCGACGGCACTCCACGACCGCTCCAGCGTCCCTTCGTCCAGCCGGTCCGCGTACTTGTAGCCGACCTGCTCGACGAGCGTCCGGAGGCGAACGACCGCCCGCGCGTCCGTCTCCGTTTCTAGTAGTGCTGGTGAATCCGACGCCTTCGTCGCCGGCACGCCCACCGCCTCGTAGGCGTCGACGACCCCGCCGAGCACGTCCCCCACTCGCTCGGGCGTCGGTGCCGGCTGCCCCGCCAGCCACGCCGCGAACCGCCGCACGCGCGAATCCACCGACGACTCCCCGATTTCGTCCGCCCACTCCGCCGGCGTGCGCTCGCCCGCCGGGAGGTCGCGCGCCGCCGCCCGCGTCACCCGCGGCGGCACCGGCCACTCGCCGCTCGCGCGCTCGGCCGGTGCCCAGCGCCGCTCCAGCGGCCGGAGCAACGTCGCCGCGTCCAGCCTGTCCGCGTCGAGCGCGTCACAGACCGCGACGAGGAGCGCGAACGGCCGCGTCCGCGTCACCCGCAACTGCGTCCAGAACGCCGGCGCGAGCCCGTACTGGACCGCCGCTCGCGACAGCGCCTCCTCGTAGCCGTCGAGGTCCCGAGTCACCACCGCGACGTCGCGGACCGGGACGCCGTCCGCACAGAGCGCGTCCACGACCGCCATCGCCGCGCGCGCCTCCGCCCGCCGCGTCCGCGACACGACCTCCACCACCGGAACGTCCGGCGCGTCCAGCGGCCCCGCGAGCGCCACCCGGTCCTTCATCGCCGCTCGAACACCTCCGCGCCCGGCTCCGCGACGTCGAGCAGCGACGGCAGGCGCGCTTCGAGATACGACCCCGTCCCCCGCCGCGCGTAGACCGTCACCGCCGCGTCTGTTTCGTCGGCCAGCACGCCGAGCAGGTCGGCCTGCGGTGCCGACACGCTACTCACGCCGACGAGCGACACCCGCTCGATGTTCGGATACGCGTCCGTCCACGCCTCGCCCGCTGTCGCTGCGAGCAAGCGCGTCGCCCGCCGCACGAGCGCCGTGTCCGAGACCGCTTTCGGCGTTCGCTCTCGGAGCGCGCGCTCCGCGTCCAGCGCGACGTCCAGCACGTCCCGCGCGTCCGCGTCCACCGGCTCGTACAGCCCGTCCGCCGTCGCCTCGAACGCCTCGACGCGCGCCGGATGGAAGTTCGTCACCGACTCCACCTCCCCCCGCACCTGCTCGACCACCTGCGGCATGCCTTCGGCGTCCCCCCGGAGTCGCCGCGGCACGTCCACCGCGTCCGCCGCCAGCGCCGACCGACAGAGCGAGAGTCGGTCGATCCGGTCGATGGGCCGCGACCGCTCCCCCGCCGCGTCGAGAACGGCTTTCGCCACCGCCGGCGCGTCGACGAACGCGAACGCGTCCTTCGGCGCGCGCGCC
Coding sequences:
- a CDS encoding PD-(D/E)XK nuclease family protein — encoded protein: MKDRVALAGPLDAPDVPVVEVVSRTRRAEARAAMAVVDALCADGVPVRDVAVVTRDLDGYEEALSRAAVQYGLAPAFWTQLRVTRTRPFALLVAVCDALDADRLDAATLLRPLERRWAPAERASGEWPVPPRVTRAAARDLPAGERTPAEWADEIGESSVDSRVRRFAAWLAGQPAPTPERVGDVLGGVVDAYEAVGVPATKASDSPALLETETDARAVVRLRTLVEQVGYKYADRLDEGTLERSWSAVAELARLIATQRPGRREHSHALAVDVSEANDVWALDVPYVVAVGLVDGEWPRRADSPLPLELRDAVLDGSGDTASLAPRTAWTDGRDRDQFADTLAAAGEALVVTRHAESVDGDARHPSPLLAGVDREALSESERRRLVSRDRVLPAALERVRERATDEGEGS